A part of Deltaproteobacteria bacterium genomic DNA contains:
- a CDS encoding methylmalonyl-CoA epimerase, translating to MERKIRVLVGKPGLDGHDRGARVIAAALRDAGMEVVYTGLRASVPAIAAAAAQEDVDVIGLSILSGAHGSICERLIEALKKLKADIPIVVGGIIPAADHESLRALGVAAVFGPESPLGAVVETVRALASGQPAPQDPKPAPAGIPATRLDHTAICVKDMKASIALIEDILGQKVAHEEHVPAQKVDAAFFDFPNGASLELVAPRGNAGLEKFLEKRGDALHHLAMRVKDIDAVLKRLDARGVPLIDKVGRPGARGHRVAFLHPKAFGGTLLELVEAHEESSR from the coding sequence ATGGAACGGAAGATCCGCGTGCTCGTCGGAAAGCCGGGCCTCGACGGCCACGACCGCGGCGCGCGGGTCATCGCAGCGGCGCTGCGCGATGCCGGCATGGAGGTGGTGTACACGGGGCTGCGCGCGAGCGTTCCCGCCATCGCGGCGGCGGCGGCGCAGGAAGACGTCGACGTGATCGGCCTTTCGATCCTCTCCGGCGCGCACGGGAGCATCTGCGAGCGGCTGATCGAAGCGCTGAAGAAGCTGAAGGCCGACATTCCGATCGTCGTCGGCGGAATCATTCCCGCGGCAGATCACGAGAGCCTGCGCGCGCTGGGCGTCGCGGCGGTGTTCGGGCCCGAGTCGCCCCTCGGTGCGGTGGTGGAGACGGTCCGCGCCCTGGCCTCCGGCCAGCCTGCTCCGCAAGACCCGAAGCCTGCGCCCGCGGGAATTCCCGCGACGCGCCTCGATCACACCGCCATCTGCGTCAAGGACATGAAAGCGTCGATCGCGCTGATCGAGGACATCCTCGGTCAGAAAGTGGCGCATGAGGAGCACGTTCCCGCGCAGAAAGTGGACGCGGCGTTCTTCGACTTCCCCAACGGCGCATCGCTGGAGCTGGTCGCTCCCCGCGGCAACGCCGGCCTGGAAAAGTTCCTCGAGAAGCGCGGCGACGCCTTGCACCACCTCGCGATGCGCGTGAAGGACATCGACGCAGTCCTGAAGCGCCTGGACGCGCGCGGCGTCCCGCTCATCGACAAGGTGGGCCGCCCGGGTGCGCGCGGGCACAGAGTGGCCTTTCTCCACCCCAAGGCGTTCGGCGGAACCCTGCTCGAGCTCGTCGAAGCCCATGAGGAGTCTTCCAGATGA